A segment of the Impatiens glandulifera unplaced genomic scaffold, dImpGla2.1, whole genome shotgun sequence genome:
CTCGTCTAGATctagtgccggttgacacaccgtcacttcttctacttgactcaccTTGGGTGATACGAGGTTCATCTTTTTCAGCATCAGCTTTCGCATTCTCTTTTTCTTGAAATTTTCTTGCAATAGAGTTAACATACTCTAGTCGTTCACCATCTATTCTTCTTAAGCATCCTCGAATTTCTACCATCTAGTTTTTCACCAAACTGAGTTCCTCCATAGTTTCTCGATAACGATCATCATTGAGGTGC
Coding sequences within it:
- the LOC124917529 gene encoding protein nemuri-like, whose protein sequence is MVEIRGCLRRIDGERLEYVNSIARKFQEKENAKADAEKDEPRITQGESSRRSDGVSTGTRSRRAPSNDENPRRIKRGRGRRGGDRGGRSSGGGHGRQSGIDQRGRSSGGDRVCEVCCK